A genomic window from Fibrobacterota bacterium includes:
- a CDS encoding Ig-like domain-containing protein: MHTRSSSMMFLWVLALLCGVKSFAACDNCMRPQVIQFDARVIPARPSDSTDPQLVAKILEWRNLFWASAGVKGYLSSEDPTRECFTRLDGSFWTGGDTASHSLKFGDEWSNLPPSAGKAGGDYLVTGSVDGANGAYTLEAQLQVSKTRETVAKSTKAFSASDEPMTVGKVAASALGPIVDKIRAFEKTKRATGDPYALWPTAELHPAKTELKEGESVEVEVWLYDCDGTIATSPLANRPVQISVTNGAVSEATVTTGNDGKAKFTFTAGSKPSEALLTALYPFKLASEHESVSNPGYAALRIHEIPATLWKLQGSMVLKHTYEETKRSNYDKISEGGFSSSVVAEQFAVSGVLRNVTKDSLTLFKSDTAPVKLSVVGTHTEDEISRGYFQAPPSWSKRQSYQTVHCVPVPSADFTPGMDFHYFYEPGASRKASGSFSLSGIAIEGPAITTGTDCNSEDGCKDISQNDVATDELSVWIPVPESLSEQIRDTSYVDMAGIQVLERFSNTVGYADGVFRIESRTFEKNVKNGEGTVANTGYTSTTDKRYSFTLTRIGEENGTYRIPQRRSRLAKGILGASVTLDHHGWTVDFQAESEGLLQVKLLDLNGRILSQDSRLVAQGIQSERFAMVDFGNRIFLSELTFTPAQGAPSRLIQRHTTLACHPGAK; the protein is encoded by the coding sequence GTGCATACAAGATCGAGTTCGATGATGTTCCTGTGGGTTCTGGCCTTGCTCTGCGGGGTGAAGTCGTTCGCTGCCTGCGACAACTGCATGCGGCCTCAGGTGATCCAATTCGATGCCCGGGTGATTCCCGCAAGACCATCCGATTCCACGGATCCCCAGTTGGTGGCCAAGATCCTGGAGTGGAGGAACCTCTTCTGGGCATCAGCGGGGGTCAAAGGGTATCTGTCCAGCGAGGATCCCACCCGGGAATGCTTCACCCGATTGGATGGGTCGTTCTGGACCGGCGGGGACACCGCGTCGCATTCGCTCAAGTTCGGCGATGAATGGAGCAATCTTCCGCCATCGGCCGGGAAGGCCGGTGGGGATTACCTGGTCACCGGGTCCGTCGATGGCGCCAATGGAGCCTACACGCTGGAAGCGCAGTTGCAGGTTTCCAAAACCCGCGAAACGGTGGCGAAATCCACCAAGGCGTTCAGCGCCTCGGACGAGCCCATGACCGTCGGCAAGGTGGCCGCCTCCGCCCTGGGGCCGATCGTTGACAAAATCCGCGCCTTCGAAAAGACCAAGCGCGCCACCGGCGATCCATACGCGCTTTGGCCGACCGCCGAACTCCATCCGGCGAAAACCGAACTGAAGGAAGGCGAGTCCGTCGAGGTGGAGGTCTGGCTCTACGATTGCGACGGGACCATCGCGACCTCGCCACTGGCGAACCGTCCGGTTCAGATTTCCGTGACCAACGGGGCTGTCTCAGAGGCCACGGTCACGACAGGAAATGACGGCAAGGCGAAATTCACCTTCACGGCGGGAAGCAAGCCCTCCGAAGCCCTGCTGACCGCCCTGTATCCCTTCAAATTGGCCAGCGAACACGAGTCGGTGAGCAACCCTGGTTATGCGGCGCTGCGCATCCACGAGATTCCCGCCACGCTGTGGAAGCTCCAAGGATCCATGGTCCTGAAGCACACCTACGAAGAAACGAAGAGATCCAATTACGACAAGATTTCCGAGGGTGGGTTTTCCAGTTCGGTCGTCGCGGAACAATTCGCGGTCAGCGGGGTTTTGCGCAATGTCACGAAGGATTCGCTGACCCTGTTCAAGAGCGATACGGCGCCGGTGAAGCTCAGCGTGGTAGGGACCCACACGGAAGACGAGATCTCGCGCGGCTATTTTCAGGCGCCTCCGAGCTGGTCCAAGCGCCAGTCCTACCAGACAGTACACTGCGTTCCGGTTCCCTCCGCCGACTTCACCCCAGGAATGGACTTCCATTATTTCTACGAACCAGGTGCCTCCCGAAAAGCCTCCGGCTCCTTTTCCTTGTCGGGTATCGCCATCGAAGGTCCGGCCATCACAACTGGAACCGATTGCAACAGCGAAGACGGCTGCAAGGACATTTCCCAAAACGACGTGGCCACCGACGAGCTCAGCGTGTGGATTCCTGTTCCAGAAAGCCTCTCCGAGCAAATAAGAGACACATCCTACGTGGACATGGCGGGCATCCAGGTGCTGGAGCGCTTTTCCAACACGGTCGGATATGCCGACGGGGTCTTCCGGATCGAGTCCCGCACCTTCGAAAAGAACGTGAAAAACGGCGAAGGCACCGTGGCCAATACCGGTTACACATCCACCACCGACAAACGGTACTCCTTCACCCTCACCCGCATCGGCGAGGAAAACGGCACCTACCGGATCCCCCAACGCAGGAGCCGTCTGGCGAAAGGAATCCTGGGAGCCAGCGTGACCCTGGACCACCACGGGTGGACGGTCGATTTCCAGGCCGAATCGGAGGGCCTCCTCCAGGTGAAGTTGCTGGACCTGAATGGACGGATTCTGTCCCAGGATTCCCGACTTGTCGCCCAAGGAATCCAGTCCGAGCGCTTCGCGATGGTAGACTTCGGCAACCGAATCTTCCTCTCCGAACTCACCTTCACCCCCGCCCAAGGCGCTCCCTCCAGACTCATCCAGCGGCATACCACCTTGGCCTGCCATCCAGGTGCCAAGTAG
- a CDS encoding right-handed parallel beta-helix repeat-containing protein, translated as MKRMMMTAKIGFLLALAGCLVLPAGAAAATQATYYVSPTGSDTNPGTMAAPFRTITKARDVVRTVNTTMSGDIVVTLRGGTYPLDSTITFGPADGGKNGNYVRYVAASGETPLVTGGKPITGWTIHDQAKNIWKVEGVTSRFRQIYVNNTKAIRARLPNLGANNSPNFYRLTKVDTAGKALNIATSVGSNWKNLNKVEMHLMIAWADATLRLASMTNMGSYTKVKIQPTEENILFNRPYPMLGIAFSSNPPKQQAYYLENAMEFLDVAGEWYLDETANTLYYMARSGEDMTKAMVVAPQVETLLKVAGTSTSNMIGYFAIQGITFAHTTYMRPSTMGFLNSQAGQYSISSTLSNKQYVGRPPAGVMVSNAHHVRFERNILSQMAASGLDFVSGTNNNAIVGNVLTNIGINGISLGKFTADSATEFHVPYNPSDKLEISTNDTIRSNLVTNVTTESQGGVGIGAGYPRYVVIEHNEVSYMGYTAITVGFGWTKTANAMTNNHINWNKIHHVNQILADGGNIYTLSNQGTGGQIQYNYMHDNTASSWADYWILGIYLDEGSSGFDISHNVSKNSPSNIACNVCGSYTQSDNTGSLASTIANAGIEPEYADMKNKLTIPLPDFSTSNSVVGRKGEGLGRAMRLSTSMRDGQLVVRVAHATELGSGTLFVYGQQGRLVARASLDASSTAYSFDLSGEKAGRYLVVLRSGDAKHATTFFKL; from the coding sequence ATGAAGCGCATGATGATGACCGCGAAGATTGGGTTCCTCCTCGCTTTGGCGGGGTGCCTGGTCCTGCCTGCAGGCGCCGCTGCCGCAACCCAAGCCACCTACTATGTCTCGCCCACCGGGAGCGATACCAACCCGGGAACGATGGCCGCACCGTTTCGCACCATCACCAAAGCCCGCGATGTGGTGCGGACGGTGAACACCACCATGAGTGGAGACATCGTGGTCACTCTCCGGGGCGGCACCTACCCCCTGGACAGCACCATCACCTTCGGTCCCGCCGATGGTGGCAAAAACGGCAACTACGTCCGGTACGTGGCTGCAAGCGGCGAGACGCCTCTGGTCACCGGAGGAAAACCCATCACGGGTTGGACGATCCACGACCAGGCCAAGAACATCTGGAAAGTCGAGGGCGTGACCTCGCGCTTTCGCCAGATCTACGTGAACAACACCAAGGCGATCCGGGCGCGGCTTCCCAACCTGGGGGCGAACAACTCCCCGAACTTCTACCGCCTGACAAAAGTCGATACCGCCGGCAAGGCTCTGAACATCGCGACCTCGGTGGGTTCGAACTGGAAGAACCTGAACAAGGTGGAGATGCACCTCATGATCGCTTGGGCCGACGCGACCCTGCGACTTGCCTCCATGACGAACATGGGCAGCTACACGAAAGTGAAAATCCAGCCCACCGAAGAGAACATCCTCTTCAACCGCCCCTACCCCATGCTGGGCATTGCCTTCTCCAGCAATCCCCCCAAGCAGCAGGCGTACTATCTCGAAAACGCCATGGAGTTCCTGGACGTGGCCGGCGAGTGGTACCTCGACGAGACGGCCAACACGCTCTACTACATGGCCCGTTCCGGCGAGGACATGACCAAGGCGATGGTGGTGGCCCCGCAGGTCGAGACTCTCCTCAAAGTGGCCGGCACGAGCACGTCGAACATGATTGGGTATTTCGCCATCCAGGGGATCACCTTCGCGCACACGACCTACATGCGCCCCAGCACGATGGGCTTCCTGAATTCCCAGGCCGGACAATACAGCATTTCCTCGACCCTGTCCAACAAGCAGTACGTTGGCCGTCCACCCGCCGGGGTCATGGTCTCCAATGCCCACCATGTCCGTTTCGAACGTAACATCCTCTCGCAGATGGCGGCGTCGGGACTTGACTTCGTCTCCGGCACCAACAACAACGCGATCGTCGGCAACGTTCTCACGAACATCGGCATCAACGGCATCTCCCTCGGCAAGTTCACGGCAGACTCCGCGACCGAGTTCCACGTGCCCTACAACCCCTCCGACAAGCTCGAGATCAGCACCAACGACACCATCCGCAGCAACCTCGTCACCAACGTGACGACGGAGTCCCAAGGAGGAGTCGGAATCGGGGCGGGGTATCCCCGGTACGTCGTGATCGAGCACAACGAGGTCTCGTACATGGGCTACACGGCGATCACGGTGGGCTTCGGATGGACCAAGACGGCCAACGCGATGACCAACAACCACATCAACTGGAACAAGATCCACCACGTGAACCAGATCCTGGCCGACGGCGGGAACATCTACACCCTGTCCAACCAGGGAACGGGCGGCCAGATCCAGTACAACTACATGCACGACAACACGGCCTCCTCATGGGCCGATTACTGGATCCTCGGGATCTACCTGGACGAGGGTTCGAGCGGCTTCGACATCAGCCACAACGTGTCCAAGAACTCGCCGTCCAACATCGCCTGCAACGTCTGCGGTTCCTACACGCAGTCGGACAACACGGGCAGTCTCGCCTCCACGATCGCCAATGCCGGCATCGAACCCGAGTACGCGGACATGAAGAACAAGCTGACCATCCCCCTACCCGATTTTTCGACGTCCAACTCCGTGGTAGGTCGAAAGGGCGAGGGGTTGGGAAGAGCGATGCGATTGTCGACCTCGATGCGCGACGGACAGTTGGTGGTGCGGGTAGCCCATGCCACCGAGCTCGGCAGCGGCACGTTGTTCGTCTACGGACAGCAGGGTCGATTGGTGGCCCGCGCCTCCCTGGACGCCTCTTCGACAGCCTACAGCTTCGATCTGTCCGGGGAAAAAGCGGGCCGATACCTCGTCGTGCTTCGGTCGGGCGATGCGAAGCATGCCACGACATTCTTCAAGCTGTGA
- a CDS encoding glycoside hydrolase family 5 protein, which translates to MAADLPTAATIANEMGLGWNIGNTMETPGGKPYWSNHVPTQAMIDAAKAAGFRSIRIPCGWDTHASNNVISDAWLQEVKTVVDYCIKDGLYVVLNSHWDKGWLEEHIDVGSQASVNVKQKAYWTQIATFFKGYDHHLLFASANEPAVQDAYGTAFGSDRVGVLNSYHQTMIDAVRATGGNNATRTLIFQGPRTDIELIRTNYSVYPTDKVAGRLMFEAHFYPYQYTLMTKDESWGNQFFYWGQGNHSTADAAHNPTWGEEAFVDSQFFVLKRKFVDKGIPAIIGEWGAGLRTTLSGANLDLHKKGRVAYYKYVAKSARAHGVIPFAWDTYYTGDMNFTIIDRGNAKVYDQSLMDAMKSGWGVSGVESKSAARSGRLTVATGGGDLAATYTATSAGKASVMMTDLNGRTLWSGSFQVMPGLNQLPLPAAPRGLSIVRVKQGAEQEVASISMP; encoded by the coding sequence ATGGCCGCCGACCTGCCCACCGCCGCGACCATCGCCAACGAGATGGGCCTGGGCTGGAACATCGGCAACACCATGGAGACCCCGGGAGGCAAGCCCTACTGGTCCAACCACGTCCCCACCCAGGCGATGATCGATGCCGCCAAGGCCGCCGGGTTCCGCTCCATCCGCATTCCCTGCGGTTGGGACACCCATGCCAGCAACAACGTGATCAGCGATGCCTGGCTCCAGGAAGTGAAGACCGTGGTGGACTACTGCATCAAGGACGGTCTGTACGTGGTGCTCAATAGCCACTGGGACAAGGGGTGGCTGGAAGAACACATCGATGTGGGATCGCAGGCCTCCGTGAACGTGAAGCAAAAGGCCTACTGGACCCAGATCGCCACTTTTTTCAAGGGCTACGACCACCACCTCCTGTTCGCCAGCGCCAACGAACCCGCCGTGCAGGACGCCTATGGGACCGCCTTCGGTTCCGATCGCGTGGGGGTATTGAACTCCTACCACCAGACCATGATCGACGCCGTGCGCGCCACGGGCGGCAACAACGCCACCCGCACGCTGATCTTCCAGGGCCCACGCACGGACATCGAGCTGATCCGCACGAACTACAGCGTCTATCCCACCGACAAGGTGGCTGGCCGTCTCATGTTCGAGGCGCACTTCTATCCCTACCAATACACCCTCATGACCAAGGACGAATCCTGGGGCAACCAGTTCTTCTATTGGGGTCAGGGCAACCATTCCACCGCCGATGCAGCCCACAACCCCACCTGGGGCGAGGAGGCCTTCGTCGATTCCCAGTTCTTCGTCCTGAAGCGCAAGTTCGTCGACAAGGGGATTCCCGCGATCATCGGGGAATGGGGAGCCGGTCTGCGTACCACGTTGTCCGGCGCGAACCTGGATCTCCACAAGAAAGGGCGCGTCGCCTACTACAAGTACGTGGCCAAGTCGGCACGCGCTCATGGAGTGATTCCCTTCGCCTGGGACACTTACTACACCGGCGACATGAACTTCACCATCATCGACCGCGGCAATGCCAAGGTGTACGACCAGTCCCTGATGGACGCCATGAAATCGGGCTGGGGTGTGTCGGGGGTGGAGTCCAAGTCGGCCGCTCGTTCGGGGCGCTTGACGGTCGCTACCGGAGGGGGAGACTTGGCCGCTACCTACACGGCGACCTCCGCCGGGAAGGCTTCCGTGATGATGACCGATCTCAATGGCCGTACGCTGTGGTCAGGCTCATTCCAGGTCATGCCAGGACTCAACCAGCTTCCGCTGCCCGCCGCCCCACGTGGGTTGTCGATCGTGCGGGTGAAGCAAGGGGCTGAGCAAGAAGTGGCCTCGATCAGCATGCCCTGA
- a CDS encoding prolyl oligopeptidase family serine peptidase, with protein sequence MLAIKVSVGRSATTFLHAQVGNGEATSANRLVEVGGSLARVAAVADSLRVSATGHVTKTVAVPNLDATLDVILDTLSTTTTGRSAGCGKSPTLTSGARTISSGGSNRSYILRIPPSYDNNHPYPLVFAYHWLGGTKEDVDGGGTSGYTWSYYGLREKADLSTDHKMIFVAAQGNGNGWGNGGNSDVILTDDMIKVIEADLCVDTQRLFAMGFSYGGGMTKALGCQRPKVFRALAVYAGADFLSGGCDASSTAPIAYIGLHSVNDGTNAYSSGEAIRDRFVRNNGCTPATTARPVNNNHVCTIYQGCKTGYPTEWCAFDGGGHGPAPVDGQTNGYGGGEKTWTKAEVWKFFTQF encoded by the coding sequence ATGCTCGCGATCAAGGTGTCCGTGGGGCGCAGCGCCACCACTTTCCTGCATGCGCAGGTGGGCAATGGCGAAGCGACTTCCGCGAACCGTCTCGTCGAGGTTGGAGGGTCCCTTGCGCGGGTGGCCGCCGTTGCCGATTCGCTTCGCGTGAGTGCGACCGGGCACGTGACAAAAACCGTCGCCGTCCCGAATCTGGATGCGACCCTCGACGTGATTCTCGATACCCTCAGCACCACCACCACTGGACGCAGCGCCGGTTGCGGCAAGTCACCGACCCTGACCAGCGGTGCCCGCACGATCTCCAGCGGCGGCTCCAACCGCAGCTACATCCTGCGGATCCCTCCCAGCTACGACAACAACCACCCCTATCCGTTGGTCTTCGCCTACCATTGGTTGGGCGGTACCAAAGAGGATGTCGACGGCGGCGGCACCAGCGGGTACACCTGGTCGTACTACGGGCTTCGGGAAAAGGCCGACCTCAGCACCGACCACAAGATGATCTTCGTCGCGGCACAAGGGAACGGAAACGGCTGGGGGAACGGCGGCAATTCGGATGTCATCCTCACGGACGACATGATCAAGGTCATCGAAGCGGATCTGTGCGTCGACACCCAACGCCTGTTCGCCATGGGATTCAGTTACGGTGGCGGAATGACCAAGGCGCTCGGCTGCCAACGCCCCAAGGTCTTCCGCGCCCTGGCGGTCTACGCCGGTGCCGACTTCCTGAGCGGCGGCTGCGACGCTTCATCCACCGCCCCCATCGCCTACATAGGGCTGCACAGCGTGAACGATGGCACGAACGCCTACTCGTCAGGTGAGGCCATTCGCGACCGCTTCGTGAGGAACAACGGTTGCACGCCCGCGACCACCGCCAGACCCGTGAACAACAACCACGTCTGCACGATCTACCAAGGCTGCAAGACCGGGTATCCCACCGAATGGTGCGCCTTCGATGGCGGCGGCCACGGCCCGGCTCCGGTGGACGGGCAAACCAACGGCTATGGCGGCGGCGAAAAGACCTGGACGAAGGCGGAAGTCTGGAAGTTCTTCACGCAGTTCTAG
- a CDS encoding DUF4982 domain-containing protein: MNSKKLNLGGPRGQRGNSSRLPALCALGVFLLAGLASANITERRENQYLVARTKVRIDEGWKVLVGSNPSGAQNTNFDDASWTNINVPHDMSAVLMGVGNNGIDPGQKGWYRKHFTVPAGSSGKKVIIQFDGVYHDAVVYINGTQVASQRYGYVSFNADITKYLNHTGDNVLAVWVDNLTVRRSRWYSGTGIFRHVWMITTDPVHVKNWGTAITTPGATASKSTVNINTEVTNETSAPVSRTLVTVLCDSTGRRIDSISTPITVAAGATTKFAQAIDVASPKLWAPNNPYVYNAYTKILDGTALVDDYVSPFGIRNITYNTSGFFINGVFTKMKGVCIHHTMVPGGAVAPEQYWARVIKEIQASGSNSIRTAHAPMAPEFYDLCDKMGMLVMDEWCDKWKNLMVRSFYQDWDKVWKNDLQSFLERDRNHPSIYMWSYGNEVSEADAGGVVSQYEYDFSAMIVPFAKSIDNSRPYTHAVANGLKADPPGYAKLQNYQDVVGVNYTNGSYGNIINVNSKVLLIGTEQFPYGNSWNDCKNRNQVYGEHIWTGMDYLGEQTPFGFKSGFIDACAFRKTWFYWQKSLMGTSPVVKLGVGNPSGYAWTTPDLSESWNESGSKNVVVYTNCQNVDLYLNGTKVGSKANPGLTSQFTVNWASGTLKVVGSNNGTQVAVDSLVTTGAATKIVLKTDRTTLYADGDDLSNVEAYITDAAGRHVWSAKNTLSYTVTGAGRSFGIGTGYMNQPSPIVASSRPAWEGRAFIPVQSTTKPGTITVTVSSNGLTAGTLTLTTVAQPEPVTSSLSAPSVPATFALKSGLHSLKMDYQLQRKAPVRISVHLPDGRTVADFDEGIKNTGSHSWSWNAVSGEHAYFVRLRAGQTSITKMVVVP, encoded by the coding sequence ATGAACTCCAAGAAATTGAACCTCGGCGGCCCGCGTGGCCAGCGCGGCAATTCCTCCAGGCTCCCGGCATTGTGTGCGCTGGGGGTCTTCCTCCTGGCCGGGCTCGCCTCGGCCAACATCACGGAGCGGCGCGAAAACCAGTACCTGGTCGCTCGCACGAAGGTCCGCATCGACGAAGGCTGGAAGGTGCTCGTGGGTTCCAACCCTTCCGGTGCGCAGAACACCAACTTCGACGACGCCTCGTGGACCAACATCAACGTCCCCCACGACATGAGCGCTGTCCTGATGGGGGTGGGCAACAATGGGATCGATCCTGGCCAGAAGGGTTGGTACCGCAAACATTTCACCGTACCGGCCGGATCTTCGGGCAAGAAGGTGATCATCCAGTTCGACGGCGTGTACCACGACGCCGTGGTCTACATCAACGGCACCCAGGTCGCGAGCCAGCGATACGGTTACGTGAGCTTCAATGCCGACATCACCAAGTACTTGAACCATACGGGTGACAACGTGCTTGCCGTTTGGGTGGACAACCTCACCGTCCGGAGATCCCGGTGGTACTCGGGAACGGGCATTTTCCGGCATGTCTGGATGATCACCACCGACCCCGTCCACGTGAAGAACTGGGGGACGGCCATCACCACCCCTGGTGCCACCGCTTCCAAGTCGACCGTCAATATCAACACCGAAGTCACCAACGAGACCTCCGCCCCGGTGTCCCGCACCTTGGTCACCGTGCTCTGCGACAGCACGGGGCGTAGGATCGACTCGATCTCCACGCCCATCACGGTCGCCGCCGGCGCCACGACAAAATTCGCCCAAGCCATCGATGTTGCCAGCCCCAAACTCTGGGCGCCCAACAATCCCTACGTCTACAACGCCTACACCAAGATCCTGGACGGCACCGCCTTGGTCGACGACTACGTCTCTCCGTTCGGCATCCGGAACATCACCTACAACACATCAGGCTTTTTCATCAACGGGGTCTTCACGAAAATGAAGGGCGTGTGCATCCACCACACGATGGTCCCCGGCGGCGCCGTGGCTCCCGAACAGTACTGGGCGCGCGTGATCAAGGAGATCCAGGCGAGCGGAAGCAATTCCATCCGCACCGCCCACGCCCCCATGGCACCCGAGTTCTACGACCTCTGCGACAAGATGGGAATGCTCGTCATGGACGAGTGGTGCGACAAGTGGAAGAACTTGATGGTGCGAAGCTTCTACCAGGATTGGGACAAGGTCTGGAAGAACGACCTCCAATCTTTCCTGGAACGCGACCGAAACCACCCTTCCATCTACATGTGGAGCTACGGCAACGAGGTCTCGGAGGCCGACGCGGGCGGCGTGGTGTCGCAGTACGAGTACGACTTTTCGGCCATGATCGTGCCCTTCGCCAAGTCGATTGACAATTCCCGCCCCTACACCCATGCGGTGGCCAACGGCCTCAAGGCCGACCCGCCGGGCTACGCCAAGCTCCAGAACTACCAGGACGTCGTCGGAGTCAACTACACCAACGGCAGTTACGGGAACATCATCAACGTCAATTCCAAGGTCCTCCTCATCGGGACCGAGCAGTTCCCCTACGGCAACAGCTGGAACGACTGCAAGAACCGCAACCAGGTATACGGCGAGCACATCTGGACCGGCATGGACTACCTCGGAGAGCAAACACCCTTTGGATTCAAGTCCGGGTTCATCGACGCTTGCGCCTTCCGCAAGACCTGGTTCTACTGGCAGAAGTCCCTCATGGGCACCAGTCCCGTGGTCAAACTCGGCGTCGGAAACCCGTCCGGCTACGCCTGGACGACGCCGGACCTCTCCGAAAGCTGGAACGAATCGGGGAGCAAGAACGTGGTCGTCTATACGAACTGCCAGAACGTGGACCTCTACCTGAACGGGACCAAGGTGGGCTCGAAGGCCAACCCCGGCTTGACCAGCCAATTCACCGTGAACTGGGCTTCCGGGACCTTGAAGGTGGTCGGATCCAACAACGGGACGCAGGTGGCGGTGGACAGTCTGGTCACCACGGGCGCAGCCACAAAGATCGTCCTCAAGACCGATCGCACGACCCTCTACGCCGACGGGGACGACTTGTCCAACGTCGAGGCGTACATCACCGACGCCGCGGGCCGTCACGTCTGGAGCGCAAAGAACACTCTCAGTTACACGGTCACTGGCGCCGGCCGCAGTTTCGGCATCGGCACCGGCTACATGAACCAGCCGTCCCCCATCGTCGCCTCCAGCCGCCCCGCCTGGGAAGGCCGCGCGTTCATCCCGGTCCAGTCGACGACCAAACCGGGCACGATCACCGTGACAGTGAGCTCGAACGGCCTGACCGCGGGGACGCTCACCCTGACCACGGTGGCGCAACCAGAGCCAGTTACGTCAAGTCTTTCGGCGCCGAGCGTACCTGCAACATTCGCCTTGAAGTCCGGTCTGCACTCCCTGAAAATGGACTACCAGCTGCAGAGAAAGGCACCGGTTCGGATCTCCGTTCACCTTCCCGATGGCCGTACCGTGGCCGATTTCGACGAAGGGATCAAGAACACAGGTTCCCACTCCTGGTCTTGGAACGCGGTTTCGGGGGAGCATGCCTACTTCGTTCGGCTGAGGGCGGGACAGACATCCATCACGAAGATGGTCGTTGTGCCCTGA
- a CDS encoding carbohydrate-binding protein gives MSNIKNKETGRSTSAVMAGMILLGSAIASGATNQFRGVNWADERDNFQSGVVYISGLSSTDTYASASVVADKIVGQFMSKLGSNSVRMPINEATAKSYWGTYTGAIDMALTKGRVVLCYWGKASGANPPDMNAWWSMWSTVMAKYGKNPNFYVEVFNEPSGYSKTDLLNLYDQWLKKFPEFPRKRIILDGSGLAWGVSDVGSDKRFDSCFLAVHDYTFFAGSDMTTETKWANHIKGYVGAYSDRTIATEWGGPMSTGSKNGITYQPMDYSKPATNFFEAYIRGISQQLRDWKMGSFYWPGLRDGDWYSMTTRSGSGANIVLTVSNKSGLARMQYSWVDTAFVSVQASGPNAALSAHPKLTSEGSRLRLEFTPQSTGSGTVKLFGTDGRMAKSFRLQATAHENYSRSFDLSGLSNGLFVADLEIDGRPSGRSKVLLNR, from the coding sequence ATGTCGAACATCAAGAACAAGGAAACCGGACGCTCAACCTCGGCTGTCATGGCCGGAATGATTCTCCTTGGATCGGCCATCGCCTCCGGAGCGACCAACCAGTTCCGTGGTGTGAACTGGGCCGATGAGCGTGACAACTTCCAGTCGGGGGTCGTCTACATCTCCGGATTGTCGTCGACCGACACCTACGCCTCCGCCTCCGTCGTCGCGGACAAGATCGTGGGACAATTCATGTCCAAATTGGGATCCAATTCGGTGCGGATGCCCATCAACGAGGCCACGGCCAAGTCCTACTGGGGAACCTACACGGGAGCCATCGACATGGCCCTGACCAAGGGGCGCGTGGTTCTCTGCTACTGGGGCAAGGCATCGGGCGCCAATCCCCCCGACATGAACGCCTGGTGGAGCATGTGGAGCACCGTCATGGCCAAGTACGGGAAGAACCCGAACTTCTACGTCGAGGTCTTCAACGAACCGAGCGGCTACAGCAAGACCGACCTTTTGAACCTCTACGACCAATGGCTGAAGAAATTCCCCGAGTTCCCGCGCAAACGCATCATCCTCGATGGCTCGGGGCTGGCCTGGGGCGTGTCCGACGTGGGTTCCGACAAACGCTTCGACAGTTGCTTTTTGGCGGTGCACGACTACACGTTCTTCGCGGGCAGCGACATGACGACGGAAACGAAGTGGGCCAACCACATCAAGGGGTACGTGGGGGCCTATTCGGACCGAACCATCGCCACGGAGTGGGGAGGCCCCATGAGCACGGGATCCAAGAACGGAATCACCTACCAGCCCATGGACTACAGCAAGCCCGCGACCAACTTCTTCGAAGCCTACATCCGCGGGATCAGCCAGCAGCTGCGCGACTGGAAGATGGGCAGCTTCTACTGGCCGGGACTCCGGGACGGCGACTGGTACAGCATGACCACCAGGAGCGGAAGTGGTGCGAACATCGTATTGACCGTCAGCAACAAATCCGGTTTGGCGCGCATGCAGTATTCCTGGGTGGATACGGCCTTCGTGTCGGTCCAGGCGTCGGGGCCAAATGCTGCGTTGTCGGCCCATCCGAAGCTGACCAGCGAAGGAAGCCGGTTGCGATTGGAATTCACACCTCAATCCACCGGATCGGGGACGGTGAAACTCTTCGGCACCGATGGGAGGATGGCGAAGTCATTCCGCCTTCAGGCGACGGCACACGAGAACTACTCGCGAAGCTTCGATCTCTCCGGTCTTTCGAACGGATTGTTCGTGGCGGATCTGGAGATCGATGGGCGCCCATCAGGCCGTTCGAAGGTTCTCCTGAATCGATAG